In Leptolyngbya sp. SIO1E4, one DNA window encodes the following:
- a CDS encoding transcriptional regulator, with the protein MRMKWFGLCLLVSGILAPAVGVTGVAAAPGPLAQMPSNDADDDRTYTPTLPPNTADPLPSTRPQQERPATDYRIPALQQDNNGSLWLGTWRGQIARIDPETGRVQARISIPSRTVGALAEDKTGRIWVGTYAGLVRVDSQTNEITAQNFSLPSNQVLSLMIDSRGFLWAGTDQGLAMISPDQGLLMTTLRELPGISANVLEMDNDGHLWVGTLNGLVQVNTASASPMQVVLGIPGQTVQALALDAQGSLWVGTPDGLVVVDPATGAVVRSVGAMQGQNVLSLSFDSNQALWVGTQEGLYTMNPYNGEVLGQVRGLPGRRIFAIAPDTGNKVWVGTSEGLGWVSTTTGRALPHGAFVNPIVFETL; encoded by the coding sequence ATGAGGATGAAGTGGTTTGGTTTATGCCTCTTAGTCAGTGGGATACTTGCACCTGCCGTAGGTGTCACCGGTGTAGCAGCCGCCCCAGGTCCATTGGCCCAAATGCCCTCTAATGATGCGGATGACGATCGCACCTATACCCCAACCTTGCCGCCAAACACGGCCGATCCCTTACCTTCTACCCGCCCTCAGCAAGAACGACCCGCCACAGACTATCGCATTCCAGCACTACAACAAGACAATAACGGCAGCCTATGGCTGGGAACCTGGCGCGGCCAAATTGCCCGCATTGATCCAGAAACTGGGAGAGTTCAAGCCCGTATCAGCATTCCCAGCCGCACGGTGGGTGCCCTGGCGGAAGACAAAACCGGGCGCATTTGGGTGGGCACCTATGCGGGCCTTGTGCGCGTTGATTCCCAGACCAATGAGATCACCGCACAGAACTTTTCGTTACCGTCTAATCAAGTCCTGTCTCTCATGATCGATAGTCGAGGCTTTTTGTGGGCAGGCACCGATCAAGGATTGGCCATGATTAGCCCAGATCAGGGGCTGCTGATGACGACCCTCAGAGAACTTCCAGGCATCAGTGCCAACGTTCTGGAAATGGATAACGACGGCCATCTTTGGGTCGGCACCTTAAACGGGTTAGTGCAAGTGAACACTGCCAGCGCCAGCCCGATGCAGGTAGTTTTGGGCATACCGGGGCAAACAGTGCAGGCGTTGGCACTGGATGCCCAAGGCAGCCTCTGGGTCGGGACCCCTGATGGCCTGGTCGTCGTAGACCCAGCGACCGGGGCAGTTGTTCGCTCTGTCGGGGCTATGCAGGGGCAAAATGTCTTATCTCTGTCGTTTGATAGCAACCAGGCTCTATGGGTCGGAACCCAGGAAGGGCTCTACACGATGAACCCCTACAACGGTGAAGTGTTAGGGCAGGTTCGGGGTCTGCCAGGGCGACGAATCTTCGCCATTGCTCCAGATACAGGCAATAAGGTCTGGGTGGGCACCAGTGAAGGCTTAGGCTGGGTCAGCACGACAACAGGCCGCGCTTTACCCCATGGCGCATTTGTGAATCCAATCGTGTTTGAGACGCTATAA
- a CDS encoding form I ribulose bisphosphate carboxylase large subunit: MSYSQTTTQSKSGYQAGVKDYKLTYYTPDYTPKDTDILAAFRMTPQPGVPPEECAAAVAAESSTGTWTTVWTDLLTDLDRYKGRCYDIEPVAGEDNQYICYVAYPLDLFEEGSVTNMLTSIVGNVFGFKALRALRLEDLRIPVAYLKTFQGPPHGITVERDRLNKYGRPLLGCTIKPKLGLSAKNYGRAVYECLRGGLDFTKDDENINSQPFQRWRDRFLFVADAIHKSQAETGEIKGHYLNVTASTCEEMLKRAEYAKELEMPIVMHDFLTAGFTANTTLSKWCRDNGLLLHIHRAMHAVIDRQRNHGMHFRVLAKCLRMSGGDHIHTGTVVGKLEGDRESTLGFIDLLRENYIEQDKSRGIYFTQDWASMGGVFAVASGGIHVWHMPALVEIFGDDSVLQFGGGTLGHPWGNAPGATANRVALEACVQARNEGRDLVREGGDIIREAAKWSPELAAACELWKEIKFEFETMDKL; encoded by the coding sequence ATGTCTTACTCTCAGACAACGACTCAGTCAAAATCTGGATATCAGGCCGGGGTTAAGGACTACAAGCTGACCTATTACACCCCTGACTACACTCCAAAGGATACCGACATCTTGGCGGCATTCCGGATGACTCCACAGCCCGGTGTGCCTCCTGAGGAGTGTGCTGCTGCGGTAGCTGCAGAATCCTCCACGGGTACTTGGACCACGGTGTGGACTGATCTGCTGACCGATCTTGATCGCTACAAAGGGCGCTGCTACGACATTGAGCCCGTTGCTGGTGAAGATAACCAGTACATCTGCTACGTAGCCTATCCCCTAGACCTGTTTGAAGAAGGGTCTGTCACCAACATGCTGACCTCCATTGTGGGGAACGTGTTTGGCTTTAAAGCGCTGCGGGCACTGCGTCTAGAAGACTTGCGGATTCCGGTTGCTTACCTCAAAACTTTCCAGGGCCCTCCCCACGGGATTACTGTTGAGCGCGATCGCCTGAACAAGTATGGTCGTCCGCTGCTGGGCTGTACGATTAAGCCCAAGCTGGGTCTGTCTGCGAAGAACTATGGCCGTGCTGTGTATGAGTGTCTGCGCGGCGGTCTAGACTTCACGAAAGATGACGAGAACATTAACTCTCAGCCTTTCCAGCGCTGGCGCGATCGCTTCTTGTTTGTCGCTGACGCCATCCACAAATCTCAGGCAGAAACGGGTGAAATCAAAGGCCACTACCTGAACGTAACGGCATCTACCTGTGAAGAAATGCTGAAGCGGGCCGAGTACGCGAAAGAACTCGAAATGCCCATCGTCATGCATGACTTCTTGACCGCTGGTTTCACCGCCAACACCACCTTGTCTAAGTGGTGCCGCGATAACGGGCTGTTGCTGCACATCCACCGAGCTATGCACGCGGTCATTGACCGTCAGCGCAACCATGGGATGCACTTCCGCGTATTAGCGAAGTGTCTGCGGATGTCTGGGGGTGACCACATCCACACAGGTACTGTTGTGGGTAAATTGGAAGGCGATCGCGAGAGCACCCTCGGTTTCATTGACCTGCTGCGCGAAAACTATATCGAGCAAGACAAGTCTCGTGGTATCTACTTCACCCAAGATTGGGCTTCCATGGGTGGCGTGTTTGCCGTAGCTTCTGGCGGTATTCACGTTTGGCACATGCCTGCGCTGGTGGAAATCTTTGGGGATGACTCCGTTCTCCAGTTTGGTGGTGGTACCTTGGGTCACCCTTGGGGCAACGCACCGGGTGCAACGGCCAACCGGGTTGCACTGGAAGCCTGTGTTCAGGCTCGTAACGAAGGCCGCGATCTGGTTCGCGAGGGTGGCGACATCATCCGCGAAGCGGCTAAGTGGTCTCCTGAACTGGCTGCTGCCTGCGAACTTTGGAAGGAAATCAAGTTCGAGTTCGAGACAATGGACAAGCTCTAA
- the panB gene encoding 3-methyl-2-oxobutanoate hydroxymethyltransferase, protein MAVRINQFTKWKQAQRSVAVLTAWDFISGQIADQAGADIVLVGDSLAMVALGYDTTLPLTLDELIHHAKAVRRGVKDALLVADLPFLSFQTDLADAIRSAGRALKEAGAHAAKLEGGYPRMAETIRSLVESGIPVMGHVGLTPQSVNQIGGFRKQGTSPETADRILEEAIAIEKAGAFSIILEHIPDELAKTITDTLSITTIGIGAGPHCDGQVLVTADVLGLSDWQPPFAKRYANLREQGIQAAKQFCDEVRSQNFNVT, encoded by the coding sequence ATGGCGGTTCGGATCAATCAATTTACTAAATGGAAGCAGGCGCAGCGATCCGTTGCGGTACTCACAGCTTGGGATTTTATTTCAGGGCAGATTGCAGACCAGGCAGGTGCTGACATCGTGTTGGTGGGTGACTCGTTGGCAATGGTGGCCTTGGGCTACGATACGACGCTGCCGCTGACTTTAGATGAGTTAATTCACCATGCCAAAGCGGTGCGTCGGGGCGTGAAGGACGCGCTACTGGTAGCAGATTTGCCCTTTTTAAGTTTTCAGACCGACTTGGCAGATGCGATTCGTTCTGCCGGTCGCGCCCTCAAGGAAGCAGGGGCTCACGCTGCCAAGTTAGAGGGAGGATATCCTCGCATGGCAGAGACGATTCGATCGCTAGTAGAGTCGGGTATTCCTGTCATGGGCCATGTCGGCCTCACCCCCCAGTCTGTGAATCAAATAGGCGGGTTTCGTAAACAGGGCACGTCTCCAGAGACGGCAGATCGCATTTTGGAAGAGGCGATCGCGATTGAAAAAGCCGGGGCCTTTTCCATCATCTTGGAGCACATTCCCGATGAACTCGCCAAGACCATCACTGATACCTTGAGTATCACCACCATTGGCATCGGTGCTGGCCCCCATTGCGACGGTCAGGTGCTCGTCACCGCCGACGTCTTAGGACTCTCTGACTGGCAACCCCCCTTTGCCAAGCGCTATGCCAACTTACGGGAGCAGGGTATTCAAGCGGCCAAACAGTTTTGTGATGAGGTCAGATCTCAAAACTTCAACGTGACATAA
- the truB gene encoding tRNA pseudouridine(55) synthase TruB has translation MPGLQIVNVTAGFLNLYKPLGWTSHDCVAKVRRLLTLRKVGHGGTLDPAASGVLPIALGRATRLLQFLPGDKAYRAVIRFGLTTTTDDLEGEVATSQSAIGLSQAAAIAPLPQFIGTFAQVPPRYSAVQVQGQRLYNLARKGQEANIPVRTVTVHHITPVKWQPGEFPELTVDIACGTGTYIRSIARDWGTVLGTGATLAALERTQSSGFPIKSSLTLEQLADQVNTGIFTPVPPEITLHHLPILSLTAEDARRWQQGQKIPALGAIAPDSPPFYRVHDPTNRFLGVTRWRTDPETGEIRLRPQVVFVDMP, from the coding sequence ATGCCTGGATTGCAAATCGTTAACGTGACAGCTGGATTCTTAAATCTCTACAAGCCCCTCGGATGGACGTCCCATGATTGTGTGGCTAAGGTGCGGCGATTGCTGACCCTTAGGAAAGTGGGGCACGGCGGCACTTTAGATCCAGCAGCATCGGGCGTTTTACCGATCGCCCTCGGGCGTGCTACGCGACTTCTGCAATTTTTACCGGGTGATAAAGCTTATCGAGCTGTGATTCGGTTTGGGTTAACCACCACCACAGACGATCTCGAAGGAGAGGTGGCAACCTCTCAATCAGCTATCGGGCTGAGCCAGGCAGCAGCGATCGCGCCGCTCCCTCAATTCATCGGCACGTTTGCACAAGTCCCGCCTCGCTACAGCGCCGTCCAGGTACAAGGGCAACGACTCTATAACCTGGCCCGCAAAGGGCAAGAGGCCAATATTCCAGTGCGCACAGTGACGGTTCATCACATTACGCCCGTTAAATGGCAGCCCGGGGAATTTCCAGAACTGACCGTAGATATTGCCTGCGGGACTGGAACCTATATTCGATCAATTGCGCGAGATTGGGGCACCGTACTAGGCACAGGTGCCACGTTAGCCGCGCTAGAACGAACCCAAAGCAGCGGTTTCCCGATCAAGAGCAGCCTGACGTTGGAGCAGTTGGCCGACCAGGTCAATACGGGCATCTTTACCCCCGTCCCCCCCGAAATTACGCTCCATCACTTGCCCATTTTGTCCCTAACCGCTGAAGATGCTCGGCGCTGGCAGCAAGGTCAAAAAATTCCGGCCCTTGGGGCGATCGCACCAGACTCTCCTCCGTTTTACCGAGTCCATGACCCGACTAATCGATTTTTGGGGGTTACCCGCTGGCGCACTGATCCAGAAACCGGTGAGATCAGATTGCGACCTCAAGTCGTTTTTGTCGATATGCCATGA
- a CDS encoding DUF4278 domain-containing protein encodes MKLRYRGVEYDYTPPSLEVSESEILGRYRGRSLRFSYVKHVPFPQPEADLSFRGATYHTNNYGQVKPVVPAQEVPQGSKFMPVFDSMATARRHLLQESARIHQESIRRSLQRRIEIAQAQGDDMLVRQLEDEMHQIA; translated from the coding sequence ATGAAGCTTCGTTACCGTGGCGTCGAGTACGATTACACCCCCCCTTCTCTAGAAGTATCAGAGAGTGAGATTTTGGGGCGCTATCGTGGGCGTTCTCTTCGCTTTTCCTATGTTAAGCACGTTCCCTTTCCGCAACCTGAAGCCGACCTGAGTTTCCGGGGTGCTACTTATCACACTAACAATTATGGGCAGGTCAAGCCTGTGGTGCCTGCGCAAGAAGTGCCTCAGGGATCAAAATTTATGCCCGTTTTTGATTCTATGGCCACAGCCAGACGGCATTTGTTGCAAGAGTCTGCCCGCATCCATCAGGAAAGTATTCGCCGCTCTTTGCAGCGTCGCATTGAAATTGCCCAAGCTCAGGGAGACGATATGCTTGTGCGCCAACTAGAAGACGAAATGCATCAAATCGCTTAA
- a CDS encoding 6-carboxytetrahydropterin synthase encodes MKCIINRRAQFSASHRYWLPELSDDENRAKFGPCTRAPGHGHNYVLYVSMLGELDQYGMVLNLSDVKQVIKREVTSQLDFSHLNDVWPELQATLPTTEHLARVIWNRLVPYLPVVKIQLFEHPELWAEYTGNGMEAYLTLSTHFSAAHRLALPTLSYEENVEIYGKCARPHGHGHNYHLEVTVKGTVDARTGMIADLADLQQAIDTHVVEPFDHTFLNKDIPYFAEVVPTAENIAVYIRELLRDPILQTGAQLHKVKLIESPNNSAEVYCTAETTSQTAQAQPELATV; translated from the coding sequence ATGAAATGCATCATCAATCGGCGCGCTCAGTTCTCAGCTAGCCATCGTTATTGGTTGCCGGAGCTAAGCGATGACGAGAATAGAGCTAAATTTGGCCCCTGCACTCGCGCTCCGGGGCACGGTCATAATTATGTCTTGTATGTGTCGATGCTGGGGGAATTAGACCAGTACGGCATGGTGCTCAATCTGTCAGATGTTAAACAGGTGATCAAGCGAGAGGTGACAAGCCAGCTTGATTTTTCTCACCTGAATGATGTTTGGCCAGAGTTGCAGGCCACTCTGCCGACCACTGAACATTTGGCACGGGTGATCTGGAATCGCTTGGTGCCCTATTTGCCAGTGGTCAAGATTCAGCTATTTGAACATCCCGAACTTTGGGCCGAATACACAGGTAATGGTATGGAAGCGTATCTCACTCTCAGCACTCACTTTAGCGCTGCCCATCGTCTAGCGCTGCCGACGCTCAGCTACGAAGAGAATGTCGAAATCTATGGTAAGTGTGCTCGCCCCCATGGGCACGGGCATAACTATCACCTTGAAGTCACTGTGAAAGGAACCGTTGACGCTAGAACGGGTATGATTGCCGATTTGGCAGACCTGCAGCAGGCGATCGACACTCATGTGGTTGAGCCGTTTGACCATACCTTCTTGAACAAAGACATTCCTTACTTTGCCGAGGTGGTACCCACTGCTGAGAACATTGCGGTCTATATCCGGGAGCTACTGCGGGATCCAATCTTACAAACAGGGGCACAGCTTCACAAAGTCAAGCTGATCGAGAGTCCGAATAACTCTGCAGAAGTTTATTGCACCGCAGAGACGACGTCTCAAACTGCTCAAGCACAGCCGGAATTGGCGACGGTTTGA